The following are encoded together in the Coffea arabica cultivar ET-39 chromosome 1c, Coffea Arabica ET-39 HiFi, whole genome shotgun sequence genome:
- the LOC113737066 gene encoding uncharacterized protein — protein sequence MGVCVTKMEAHDHLKVVGFIKGYNNWIAHGELSNYNEATSNSKNTSIGVSNGTNDMQDLVHDVFGIPHGTNELNREGDIPVSEAEKFYKLIDDFQQDLYNGCKNFSKLSFIIRLLHLKCLGKMSNKIFNMIVELLREAFPEAMTNLPSSYYEAEKLTNTLGLGYEKIDACPNDCSVYWGSAEKRTSCETCNELRWVVSENDPTREKRKIPQKLLWHFPLKPGLQRLFMSSKIASQMRWHEEKRTKDGCMRHPADSPAWQTFDHLHPEFAKDCRNVRLGLASDGFNLADSPAWQTFDHLHPKFVQDCRNQPYFMLSLLIPGPSSPGNNIDVYLQPLVKELTELWDFGIQTYDASQKENLQLHAALLWTISDFPGYTMLSGWSTKGEYACPVCHKFTYARRLTHSFKYCYMGHRRFLDSKYKFRKQVQFFDGTEEYGKQPPLQTGDMIVSELGDLQIKFEKLVKGNPNLPFNWKKRNIFFDLPYWKDNVLRHNLDFMHIEKNVCENIWGTLLDIEDKAKDHYNSRCDLREMGIRKELHSIETEPGNVYLPPSFFAMDKKQKTMFCNVLKKVKVSDGYVANVSRCVRVKPPRISGLKSHDNHTLMRQLMPIALRKTLPKSVRYPLIRLSRYFRQLCSKVICTQDVVRLESEIAVILCDLEKCFPPTFFDVMVHLVVHLATEVKLGGPVHYHWMYLVERYLGTLKSYVRNKSRPEGSIAQGYLVEECINFCSLYLADYVETKFNRPNRNEEIHKEIEDGLDIFCESGHPLGRGKPTVFDAHILSKAHQYILFNCDAITPYIEQHRRLIEEEHPQVPQHLKECLHSKNFACWFAEHIDKLELPQNVSVLRDLRFLAKDPDVVGIQHDSFASIRDQNPVLSELVYFGVLKNMIEVIYGGRRVVLFECDWISNGSRMKQDADGFTLVNFANVRPHVEPFILASQASQVLYVEDPTDKDWQVVISTTARAGYNMGTTMDVETYLQSDVGNPVAENENEEISWVREDGLGIEVDLSQYNLI from the exons ATGGGTGTTTGTGTGACTAAAATGGAAGCACATGATCATTTGAAAGTGGTAGGATTTATCAAGGGTTATAATAATTGGATAGCACATGGAGAACTTTCAAACTACAATGAAGCCACATCTAATTCTAAAAATACATCAATTGGGGTTTCAAATGGGACTAATGACATGCAAGACTTGGTCCATGATGTATTTGGGATACCACATGGAACAAATGAATTGAATAGAGAAGGGGACATTCCTGTTTCAGAGGctgaaaaattttacaaattgattgatgattttcaacAGGATTTGTACAATGGTTGCAAAAATTTCTCGAAGTTGTCTTTCATTATTCGTTTGCTTCACCTAAAATGCCTTGGTAAGATGAGTAACAAGATTTTTAATATGATTGTTGAGCTGTTGAGAGAAGCATTTCCGGAGGCCATGACTAATTTGCCTTCTTCTTACTATGAGGCTGAGAAATTGACGAATACATTGGGATTGGGTTATGAAAAGATCGATGCATGTCCTAATGATTGTTCTGTTTATTGGGGTAGTGCTGAAAAAAGAACTTCATGTGAAACATGTAACGAGCTTAGGTGGGTTGTTTCAGAAAATGATCCAActagggaaaaaaggaaaattcctcaaaaattgtTGTGGCATTTTCCCTTAAAACCTGGATTACAAAGACTATTTATGTCTTCTAAAATTGCATCTCAAATGAGATGGCATGAGGAAAAACGTACAAAAGATGGTTGTATGAGACATCCAGCTGATTCTCCAGCTTGGCAAACTTTTGACCATCTACATCCAGAATTTGCTAAGGATTGTCGAAATGTTAGATTGGGGTTGGCATCTGACGGGTTTAATCTAGCTGATTCTCCAGCTTGGCAAACTTTTGACCATCTACATCCAAAATTTGTTCAGGATTGTCGAAAT CAACCGTATTTCATGTTATCCTTGTTAATACCCGGACCATCCTCTCCTGGGAATAATATTGATGTTTATCTACAGCCTCTAGTTAAAGAACTAACCGAATTGTGGGATTTTGGCATTCAAACTTATGATGCatcccaaaaagaaaatttacaaCTGCATGCGGCTCTATTGTGGACCATTAGTGATTTTCCTGGATATACAATGTTATCTGGGTGGAGCACTAAAGGTGAATATGCTTGTCCTGTTTGTCACAAGTTCACTTATGCACGACGGTTGACTCATAGTTTCAAATATTGCTATATGGGTCATCGAAGATTCTTAGATAGTAAATATAAATTTAGAAAGCAAGTCCAATTCTTTGATGGCACCGAAGAATATGGAAAGCAACCACCTTTGCAAACTGGGGATATGATTGTGAGTGAATTGGGAGACTtgcaaattaaatttgaaaaacttgtGAAAGGTAATCCGAATCTGCCTTTTAATTGGAAAAAGAGGAATATTTTCTTTGACTTGCCATATTGGAAAGATAATGTCTTAAGACACAATCTTGACTTCATGCACATTGAGAAAAATGTTTGTGAAAACATTTGGGGGACATTGCTGGATATTGAGGATAAAGCAAAGGACCATTATAATTCTCGCTGTGATTTGAGAGAAATGGGAATAAGAAAAGAGCTGCATTCCATTGAGACAGAACCTGGAAATGTGTACTTACCTCCATCTTTCTTTGCAATGGATAAAAAACAGAAAACTATGTTTTGCAATGTGCTAAAAAAGGTGAAAGTTTCAGATGGTTATGTAGCTAACGTCTCAAGATGCGTTCGAGTAAAACCACCAAGAATTTCGGGGCTTAAAAGTCATGATAATCATACCCTAATGCGGCAATTGATGCCTATAGCTTTGAGAAAGACTTTGCCAAAATCAGTGCGCTATCCTTTGATTCGATTGAGTAGATACTTCAGGCAGCTTTGTTCTAAAGTTATTTGTACTCAAGATGTGGTTCGTTTGGAAAGTGAAATTGCCGTTATACTCTGCGATCTTGAGAAATGCTTCCCACCAACCTTCTTCGATGTCATGGTgcatttagttgttcatttgGCAACTGAAGTGAAATTAGGTGGCCCGGTGCATTATCATTGGATGTATCTCGTTGAGAG GTACTTAGGAACATTAAAATCTTATGTTCGAAATAAAAGTAGGCCTGAAGGTTCGATTGCTCAAGGCTACTTGGTAGAAGAATGCATTAACTTTTGTTCATTGTATCTTGCGGACTATGTTGAGACAAAATTCAATCGTCCAAATAGAAATGAAGAAATACATAAggaaattgaagatggtttagaTATATTCTGTGAATCAGGACATCCTTTGGGGAGGGGCAAGCCAACAGTCTTTGATGCTCATATCTTGAGTAAAGCACATCAGTATATTTTATTTAACTGTGATGCTATCACACCTTACATAGA GCAACATCGTAGATTGATAGAAGAAGAACATCCTCAAGTTCCACAACACCTAAAAGAGTGCTTGCACAGCAAAAATTTTGCTTGTTGGTTTGCTGAACAT ATTGACAAGTTAGAACTTCCTCAAAATGTTTCGGTGTTGAGAGACTTGAGGTTCCTTGCTAAAGATCCAGATGTTGTTGGAATCCAACATGATAG TTTTGCAAGTATAAGGGATCAAAATCCAGTTTTGAGTGAACTAGTTTACTTCGGCGTCTTGAAAAATATGATTGAAGTAATTTACGGAGGTCGTCGGGTGGTGTTATTCGAATGTGATTGGATATCAAATGGTTCGAGAATGAAACAAGATGCTGATGGGTttactttagtcaattttgcAAACGTGAGGCCTCATGTTGAGCCATTTATACTCGCTTCACAAGCATCACAAGTTTTATATGTGGAAGATCCAACTGATAAGGATTGGCAAGTGGTTATCTCTACCACTGCAAGAGCTGGATATAACATGGGCACAACCATGGATGTTGAGACATATTTGCAAAGTGATGTTGGCAATCCTGTTGCTGAGAATGAAAATGAGGAAATTAGTTGGGTTCGTGAGGATGGACTTGGGATTGAAGTTGATTTGTCCCAATATAATCTGATTTAG